AAATCAAGAAGGCAACTGCATCTGAGGACTTGTCATTGTGTAATCTTAATGAGCGTGCCGGCAAAGAGTGGCTTATGTGAACGCAATTAGAATGGATGGGACTAAGCAGTTCTGCCAAACTCTTTTTCTAACTGGCGTGAGCTTAGATGAATCATGGTTGGCCTACCGTGAGGGCAGGTGCGGGGTTGGGTGGTCTGTTCCAGTTGTTTTATCAACTCTCTCATTTCCTCGGCAGTTAATGAGTGCCCGGCTTTGACGGCACTGTGGCAGGCTACGGATTGAGCTATTTTTTCCTCGTGTTTCGATGGCTCTCCTTCGGCGGCGAGAGAGTCCAGCAGTGTCTTCACCGCTTCGGACAGGTTTCCTTCCTTCATTATTGCTGGCACAGCTCTTAGCAGGTAGCTCCTTACACCAAATGGCTCGAGGTTGAAGCCGAACTCGCCGAGAAGCTCGCACTTCGTTTTCAAAACCTCTTCCTGTTTGGGGCTAAATTCTATGTTCACCGGCTCAAGCAGTCCCTGAATTTCTATCTTCTGCTGGGAGCGTTGGGCCAGGATTTTTTCGAAGAGCACACGTTCGTGAGCGGCATGCTGGTCGATAAGATAAAGCCCTTCGGGGCCTTCAGCCATGACGTAGTTGCTGGCTAGTTGTCCGACAACCCTGAGTATAGGTAAGGAGGTCATTACGGTGTCTTTCGTTTCCCACAGGCCTGGTGGTGGGGTAAATGACGGGGTGCCAGCCTTGATTTTAGGTGGCGGTGCTTTGACCAGCACTTTCTCTATTGACTTCTGTATCGCTGTATAGACGGCCTGGCTATTGCGGAATCTTACCTCTGTTTTCGTGGGATGGACATTGACATCAATCTCCTGCGGCAGTGAAGAAATATTTAAAACCACGATAGGGTGCTTGCCGGTCATAAGAAAGCCGTGATAGGCATCTTCAGTGGCTCGAGCCAGGAGGCTGCTCCGCACCCAGCGGCGGTTGACGAAGAAGCTGAGATAGCCCCGGCTGGAGCGGGCCAATGAAGGTGGGCTTACCAGTCCACTAACGCTGGGAGACTGGTCTGCTTCGCCAATCTCCAGCATCTGTCGGGCTACTTCAAGGCCATAGACTTCGGCGACAACATCCCGGAGGCTGCCATTGCCCGGCGTACGTAAAGTGAGCCGCCCATCGAGGGCAAGATTGAATTTTACCTCAGGGAAAGTCAGGGCATACTGGCTCAAAAGGTTGGCGATGTGGCCACTCTCGGTGGTGGCTGATTTTAGGAATTTCAGCCGCGCCGGGAAATTACGGAAGAGGTGATGCACGGTGACGGTAGTACCTTGAGGCCGGCTACGTTTCTCGCGCTTTATTACTGAGCCGTTCTTGAGGTAAAGATAGGTGCCGGCGGTATCACCGGCGGCTTTAGTCAGAATTTCCACCTCGGCTACGGCGGCTATGCTGGGCAGGGCTTCGCCGCGAAAGCCTAGGGTAGAGATTTTCTCCAGGTCGGCTAGCGCATCAATCTTGCTGGTGGCGTAGCGGTGAAAGGCAAGTTCAACATCGCGTGCTGGTATGGCGCTGCCGTTGTCGGTGAACCTGATGAGGCTTACGCCGCCGCCCTGCGCCTCAACTGATATCTGCGTGGCACCGGCATCCAGAGAGTTCTCCACCAGCTCCTTCACCACCGAAGCCGGCCTCTCCACCACCTCCCCAGCAGCAATCTTTGAAACGACTTCCCGAGCTAAAATTTTGATTGGCATGCTGGCTTATTTTACACGGTTTAGTGTATGAAAACAATTGCAGGCGGGTCTTCAGCTTTTTCCCACCTTTTCCAAAGGTGCCAGGCTGAGCAGCAGTCTCTTGACGCCGGCTCCATCGAAGGCGACGGTTATCTCCTGGTCGTTTTTGTTTGGGGAGCAATTTATGACGACGCCTTCGCCAAATATCTTGTGTTGAACATGGTCACCAATTTTTAATTTCAGGTTGTTGACTGGTCTCGGTGTCGCCTTGGAATAAAGGTCAGTTACCGGAGTGAATTCTTCCTCCTCTTCTTTCCACAGGCCTTTGCTGGTTATGAGCTGTGGTGGGATGTCCTGTAGGAAGCGGGAACGTTGAGTTGCCGAGCTGCCGCCGAACAGGTTGCGGCGATAGGTGTGTAATAGATAGACTCGCTGCTGGGCCCGGGTTACCCCTACGTAGCACAGGCGGCGTTCCTCCTCCAGTTCATCGGGGTCGTCAAGTGCCCTTCGGTGGGGCAGCAGGCCTTCTTCCATGCCGACGATGAAAACGACGGGGAATTCCAAGCCCTTGGCTTGATGCAGAGTAATCAGCGTGGTGGCATCAACACGCTCATCTAACTCGTCTATATCTGATACCAGGCTTACCTTTTCAAGGAAAGTGGCCAACGCCTCTCCGGGACTGAGCTCATCGTAGTCTCTGGCTACGGTAAATAGCTCTTGGATGTTCTCCCAGCGCTCCTCGCCGTTCTCTTCGTTGAGGACATGCTGCTTGTAACCCGTCTGCTCCACCACCTCATTGAGCAAACCTGTGAGGCTTAACTCCTGGCTTCTAGCGATGAGTTCATTGAGTACAGTGAAGAAGCTGGTCAGAGCGTAGTTGGCTCGAGGTGTTAAAGCTGGCCCCTTCTTCTCTGACACCAGCTTCAGTGCTGAATATAAAGATATGTCCTGATTTTTGGCCCAGCCTGATAGCTCGGCCAGAGTACGCTGGCCGATACCTCTGCCGGGGACATTTATTATGCGGGTGAGGCTGATGCCGTCGGCAGGGTTGTGAATCAGCCTCAGGTAGGCGATGACGTCTTTGATCTCGCGCCTCTGGTAGAAGCGGGTGCCACCGACGAGCTTGTAGGGCACACCATAGCGCATGAAAATTTCCTCCAAAGCTCGCGACTGGGCGTTGACCCGATACATAATGGCGCAGCCGCCGGGTGAGGTGATGTTTTCGCTGACCAATTTCTCTATTTCGCTGATGACGAACTGGGCCTCCTCATCCTCGTTGTAAGCCTCGATAACAGAAATTGGAACGCCAGCCTCATTCTCTGTCCACAGGCGTTTCGGTTTCCGACGCGAGTTTATTGAGATGATGCTGGAAGCTACATCCAATATGGTCTTGGTGGAGCGATAGTTCTGCTCCAGGAAAGCCACCTTTGCATCCGGGTAGTCCTTCTCGAAGCTGAGTATGTTGCGTAGGTCAGCGAACCTCCATGAGTATATGGACTGGTCAGGGTCGCCGACAACGCAGACATTGCGGTGTTTTCCGGCCAGCTGTTTTATCAGCATGTACTGGGTGATGTTGGTGTCCTGAAACTCGTCGACGAGTATATGCAGATAGCGTAATTGATATTTGGACAGAACCTTGGGGTGGTCGTTGAAAAGCTGGACTGTTTTCATCAACAGGTCATCGAAGTCGACCCCCTGGCTCTGGGTGAGGGACTGCTGGTAGCGCTCGTAGACGCGCTGAACTATGCCTTCGAAATAATTGCTAGTCTGCTGCGCGTAATCTGAAGGGGTCAGCAACCGACTTTTGGCGTACTTGATGGCTGATTGAATGGCTCTCGGTATATACTGCTTGGGGTCGAGGTCGAGTTCCTGCAGGCTCTGCTTTATCAGGCTTAGCTGGTCTTCCTCATCATAGATAACAAACCTGGAGTCTAGCCCGATGGCCTTGCCCTCCTGTCGCAGGATGCGGGCGCAGATAGCGTGGAAGGTGCCCAGAGTTAAGGCGTCTGCTGTCTGCCCCAGCAGCTTTCCCAGCCTCTCCGCCATCTCCCGGGCAGCCTTATTTGTGAAGGTGACTGCCATGATACGATGAGGGTTTATGCCGCAGACCTTTATCAGGTAGGCGATGCGGTGGGTGATGACCCTGGTCTTGCCGCTGCCGGGGCCGGCTACAATGAGCAACGGTCCATCAATAGTTTCTACGGCCTTTTTCTGGTCGGGATTCAGTTCAGCTAAAACGTCCATAAATTCTTCTGGTTACTCTGTGCCCTGCCACTTGATTTCTACTTGTTCTGGCTTGACACCGGTAAAGCTTATGCCATTCGGACCAGTTATTATGGTGGCACCCGAGGGGCTCATCTTAATGGTGGTTTCCCCGCCAGCGGTGCTTATGTTTATCCGGTTGGCGTTAACGTTGAGCACGATATTCACCGTCTGTGTTGGCAGGCCGGTAACCGGTTTTCCTGCGACTGTGACTGAACCGATGCTTACCCCTTCCAAGTATACATCGGCACAGCCAGCGGAACCGCAGCTCAGATTGGCAATCAGTCCCAACGTGAAAAGCACTGCAAGAGCAAGCATCGTGACCAAGTTTGTTTTCATCTTGTGCCCTCCTTTATCTGTGGTTAGTCTTCGGCAGAAGTTAGCTTTATTGGGGATGTGCATGAGGTTTTGACATTAATTATAGCATTGGGGGAACAGGGCATCAAAAGTTCTTCCTTAGTAGCTCTTTACTCGACGCGCGGTTTTTCCATATAATGTGAAGACGAATTTCGGCGGGAAACGGTTAAGAAATGAAGGTGGTATCAATTGTCGGTATGGCTGGTTCAGGTAAGTCCGAGGTGGCCAGAGTATTTGAGAGGAACGGATTCAAGAGGATAAGATTCGGAGATATTACCGACGAGGAAATCAGAAAAAGGGGACTGGAGCTGAACGAAGAAAATGAACGACATGTCAGGCAGCAATTGAGAAAAGAGCACGGGATGGCGGCCTACGCCAAACTGAACCTACCGAAAATT
This window of the Chloroflexota bacterium genome carries:
- the mutL gene encoding DNA mismatch repair endonuclease MutL; amino-acid sequence: MPIKILAREVVSKIAAGEVVERPASVVKELVENSLDAGATQISVEAQGGGVSLIRFTDNGSAIPARDVELAFHRYATSKIDALADLEKISTLGFRGEALPSIAAVAEVEILTKAAGDTAGTYLYLKNGSVIKREKRSRPQGTTVTVHHLFRNFPARLKFLKSATTESGHIANLLSQYALTFPEVKFNLALDGRLTLRTPGNGSLRDVVAEVYGLEVARQMLEIGEADQSPSVSGLVSPPSLARSSRGYLSFFVNRRWVRSSLLARATEDAYHGFLMTGKHPIVVLNISSLPQEIDVNVHPTKTEVRFRNSQAVYTAIQKSIEKVLVKAPPPKIKAGTPSFTPPPGLWETKDTVMTSLPILRVVGQLASNYVMAEGPEGLYLIDQHAAHERVLFEKILAQRSQQKIEIQGLLEPVNIEFSPKQEEVLKTKCELLGEFGFNLEPFGVRSYLLRAVPAIMKEGNLSEAVKTLLDSLAAEGEPSKHEEKIAQSVACHSAVKAGHSLTAEEMRELIKQLEQTTQPRTCPHGRPTMIHLSSRQLEKEFGRTA
- a CDS encoding AAA family ATPase; the encoded protein is MDVLAELNPDQKKAVETIDGPLLIVAGPGSGKTRVITHRIAYLIKVCGINPHRIMAVTFTNKAAREMAERLGKLLGQTADALTLGTFHAICARILRQEGKAIGLDSRFVIYDEEDQLSLIKQSLQELDLDPKQYIPRAIQSAIKYAKSRLLTPSDYAQQTSNYFEGIVQRVYERYQQSLTQSQGVDFDDLLMKTVQLFNDHPKVLSKYQLRYLHILVDEFQDTNITQYMLIKQLAGKHRNVCVVGDPDQSIYSWRFADLRNILSFEKDYPDAKVAFLEQNYRSTKTILDVASSIISINSRRKPKRLWTENEAGVPISVIEAYNEDEEAQFVISEIEKLVSENITSPGGCAIMYRVNAQSRALEEIFMRYGVPYKLVGGTRFYQRREIKDVIAYLRLIHNPADGISLTRIINVPGRGIGQRTLAELSGWAKNQDISLYSALKLVSEKKGPALTPRANYALTSFFTVLNELIARSQELSLTGLLNEVVEQTGYKQHVLNEENGEERWENIQELFTVARDYDELSPGEALATFLEKVSLVSDIDELDERVDATTLITLHQAKGLEFPVVFIVGMEEGLLPHRRALDDPDELEEERRLCYVGVTRAQQRVYLLHTYRRNLFGGSSATQRSRFLQDIPPQLITSKGLWKEEEEEFTPVTDLYSKATPRPVNNLKLKIGDHVQHKIFGEGVVINCSPNKNDQEITVAFDGAGVKRLLLSLAPLEKVGKS